One Citrobacter amalonaticus genomic window carries:
- a CDS encoding YqcC family protein: MTTHDRVRQQLHALEALLREHQHWRMDEPEAHLFTSTQPFCMDTMEPIEWLQWVLLPRMHALLDSAQPLPEAFAVAPYYEMALTADHPQREILLEALQALDALFAQDKS; this comes from the coding sequence ATGACGACTCATGACCGTGTGCGTCAGCAGCTTCATGCACTTGAAGCGCTGCTGCGTGAGCATCAACACTGGCGGATGGATGAACCCGAAGCCCACCTGTTTACCAGCACTCAACCGTTTTGTATGGATACGATGGAGCCAATTGAGTGGCTGCAATGGGTCCTGCTCCCCCGCATGCATGCTCTACTGGACAGTGCGCAACCGCTGCCCGAGGCGTTTGCCGTCGCACCTTATTATGAAATGGCGCTGACCGCCGATCATCCGCAGCGCGAAATTCTGCTGGAGGCGTTACAGGCGCTGGATGCGCTTTTCGCGCAAGATAAATCCTGA
- the syd gene encoding SecY-interacting protein: MDEQTALALKDFTTRYCDAWHAKNDSWPMSEELYGVPSPCIISTTRDAVYWQPQPFEGEQNVNAVERAFDIVVQPALHAFYTTQFAGDMRAQSGSETLTLLQTWSADDFRRVQENLIGHLVTQKRLKLSPTLFIATLDNELEVISLCNLSGEVIKETLGTRKRSVLAPSLADFLTHLNPLL, translated from the coding sequence GTGGACGAACAGACAGCTTTGGCCCTGAAGGATTTTACGACGCGTTACTGTGACGCATGGCATGCAAAGAACGACAGTTGGCCGATGAGCGAAGAGCTGTATGGCGTGCCTTCTCCCTGCATTATCTCGACTACCCGTGATGCCGTGTACTGGCAACCGCAGCCGTTTGAAGGTGAACAGAATGTAAACGCGGTTGAACGCGCCTTCGATATTGTGGTACAACCTGCGCTTCATGCATTTTATACCACGCAGTTTGCCGGGGATATGCGCGCGCAGTCAGGCAGCGAAACGCTGACGCTGTTGCAGACCTGGAGCGCTGATGATTTCAGGCGGGTTCAGGAGAACCTGATTGGTCATCTGGTGACGCAGAAACGTTTGAAACTGTCGCCGACCCTTTTTATTGCCACACTGGACAATGAACTGGAGGTCATTTCGCTCTGCAATCTGTCGGGGGAAGTGATCAAAGAAACGCTGGGAACCCGTAAACGTTCCGTTCTGGCGCCTTCTCTTGCGGATTTCCTTACGCACCTTAATCCCCTTCTGTAA
- the queF gene encoding NADPH-dependent 7-cyano-7-deazaguanine reductase QueF (Catalyzes the NADPH-dependent reduction of 7-cyano-7-deazaguanine (preQ0) to 7-aminomethyl-7-deazaguanine (preQ1) in queuosine biosynthesis), with product MSSYENHQALDGLTLGKSTDYRDIYDPSLLQGVPRSLNRDPLGLKADSLPFHGADIWTLYELSWLNARGLPQVAVGHVELDYTSLNLIESKSFKLYLNSFNQTRFDSWEAVKQTLENDLCACAEGKVTVALYRLDELEGQPVAHFHGTCIDDQDIDIDSYQFTTDYLQSATSGERVVEETLVSHLLKSNCLITHQPDWGSIQIQYRGRKIDREKLLRYLVSFRHHNEFHEQCVERIFNDLLRFCQPEKLSVYARYTRRGGLDINPWRSNTDFVPATGRLVRQ from the coding sequence ATGTCTTCTTATGAAAACCATCAGGCTCTTGATGGCCTGACGCTCGGTAAATCAACGGATTACCGGGATATTTACGACCCCAGCCTGCTACAGGGCGTGCCACGCAGTCTGAATCGCGACCCGCTGGGACTAAAAGCTGACAGTCTGCCGTTTCACGGCGCCGATATCTGGACGCTGTATGAGCTGTCATGGCTGAATGCCAGGGGATTACCACAGGTGGCAGTGGGTCACGTGGAACTGGATTACACCAGCCTCAATCTGATTGAATCCAAAAGCTTTAAGCTGTACCTGAACAGCTTTAACCAGACGCGATTTGACTCCTGGGAAGCGGTGAAACAGACGCTGGAAAACGATCTGTGCGCCTGCGCCGAAGGGAAGGTGACCGTTGCGCTATACCGTCTCGATGAACTGGAAGGACAGCCGGTCGCGCATTTTCACGGCACCTGCATTGATGATCAGGACATTGACATCGACAGCTACCAGTTCACTACCGATTATCTGCAATCCGCCACCAGCGGTGAAAGAGTGGTAGAAGAGACGCTGGTGAGTCATCTGTTGAAATCAAACTGTCTGATCACCCATCAGCCGGACTGGGGCTCCATACAAATTCAGTATCGCGGACGCAAGATCGATCGCGAAAAGCTGCTCCGTTATCTGGTCTCTTTCCGCCACCATAACGAGTTCCACGAGCAGTGTGTGGAACGCATTTTCAACGACCTGCTACGCTTCTGCCAGCCGGAAAAACTGAGCGTTTATGCACGCTATACGCGCCGTGGTGGTCTGGATATTAACCCATGGCGGAGCAACACCGACTTCGTTCCAGCGACCGGCAGATTAGTTCGACAGTGA